AGAGTACATGAAGTCAAGTCTGCGTCTCACAGTTCATGTATGTCCCAAAATCAAAAGGACTTTTTGACAAACCTGTATAAGTTTTCCCAGGGTGGTGCCTTTACATCGGATGCTCGTCTTCCAGTTCTTTGAGCTCCCCTTCCCTGCACGTTTCTCGAATTCAGTGGGAGTGAACCAGCTTTTCTGGAACAAAATGCACTTCTCTCCTGAAACAGACACaggaatgtgagtgtgtgtttttcagacagTGATATTAGTTTTTCTtcacttcagtttcacttcGTCCCTCTGACCTTTAGCCAGTCTGTCTCTGCTCAGTATCGCCTCTATGTCTCCACAGGTCACAGGCATTTGGGCCTTAAAGAGCTTCCAGTTCCAAATGTCGCTCTTCTCTCCCTTCTTCAACGGAGAGTCTgggaaattaaatatatttagctttttatttttgcacatgaCATTTGACAGAATAATGAACCGAGGCAGGGTGACAGAGAAGAGTGCAGCAGTAAAGCTTCAAGGTAACATGCAGTCATGTTTACGAAAGAGAAGAAGTAGGAAATGACTTACAGAAGCATATTTTCTTGAACTTTTTCTTCTGACCTGGAGTTGAATGAGACGATGGCCCGGGCTGCTCCTCATCATTGGTGctcttatttctctgtttcctcttcttcaccgACTTCCCTcgcttctcctcttcctcctcttcctcctcatcctcctcatcctctgaaaccaccttccttttcttctcGTCTGTCTCCTTCGTTTCCACCATCTCAGGCAGTTGTTTGTCAAAATGGAAAGTCCCTGCAGTTAAATGAATTAAGTTAAGAGAATTAAAGGCTTTTGTAAACATCAGACACACATATCATGAGAGAACAAGTCTGGCCTGGTGAACCATTTATCATCAAGGGGTAAAACCTGCACAAAatcaaaagcaaagaaaattaAGCGGAATCACAGACACTCTAATACCAAGCTGATGATTTAAACAGTAAACTGTACCGTCCATGAGACTGTTGCGCAGAAGTCGCAGGGTTGGGTACTGGTTCATGATGGTGTCTTTGAAGACACATCTCCAGAACCTGTGGATGTGCTGCGGTCGCTCACACTCAAACCGGTCCAAAATCTCATAAAGGCCTTTCTTAATGCGTTCTTTACTTTTCATGCGAGACACCTTCTGCAAGAAAACAGACGGACCAGATTAATACAGCACAACCACTGAGTTCATGTCAGCTCTAGCTTGTAGCTGTGATTTTACCAAATGTATTTCAACACTTTCAGTCACAAATTCAATGTTATTCAAcatataaagtaaaaaaaaaacgattATATATAAAGATGTATAAATTCTCTGTGTCCCAGATTCTAAGAGCGGTCCCAAAGGCTTCTTAAGGTTCACTGGAGTGGTTTGTGATAATTAAAGGAAAATATGTATGTCAACACTGCATTCATCACTAAAGCacattaaaaccaaaacagcaactTTAGGAACTGAGGTGCAGTCGTTGGTGGAGAGGGAGAAGAACTGGGGGGAGAACACACATCCCTGGGGGGCTCCTCAGCTGATACGATCAGGATCACTATACAGTCCTGTCTTGCTCCTCTGTCCCTGAAAGACGTCTCGCACTTCCACGTCACGGATCATCAGGGGTGGGCTGCCAGAGGTGTGTGGGGGTGGGTGTGTGGGGGCAGCTTGTGGCGTGTCTGAGGTAAGGCAGGTGAGAAAACTCATTCGGGTCGTCTGCCAGTCTTTTGTTCTTCGCAGCGTGGGGGAGGGGGGACTTTTCTGGACTTCACAAACCTGACGACATGACCcttttcattattataatttaaCTGCAGGATTATTTCATTGAACCCCATTCACATGCAGCTAACAGGAAGCCACAGGGCTCTCcactaatacacacactcaaagggcccaaaaacacacaaaagaggAACGTCTGGATGGTTTTTTATGGTCTGATTTTAAAAGCATGAATGCACCAATGATTGTGTggttaaaatgcagttttagcTTTCATTACTTCAGTATTGTGTTTAAATAAACCATAACAACCGAATTACTCAGGAAACAATCATTCTGcaagtatatatattttatattacgTTAAACTGCAAATGTATCAAGAGGAGAAATGTGGGGGGCCCATAACTTTTTGCCCCAGGGCCACAGAGGGTTAATCCGGCCCTGGCACTTGGTGAGTTTCACTGTTAATTTGAGGCGAATGTTTCCATCCATAAACAGATTATGTGTCTTATAATTAGTGTGTAAAGGCCTAATATAAACTGTTTTAACACAACGACTAAACAATGGGCCTAATGAAATATCGCGTGCGCTCCGTCCTCAGTTCGCGCTTCCACACGGTCGCGCGTTTAATTCCAAGCGGGATCCGCAGCTATGACGAGATGGGCGCACCAGCAAATCAGTAACGCTGCTAATGGAAGTTCTTACCTTGTACCTGTCATCAGGGATCAGGTCATAGTCCCTGAGCTGGCGGAGAAAGGTCTGCGGGTTCTCCATTAaggacatttctgttttattgcagTGGAAAAACCGCAGCAGCTCTTCAGACTCCAGGAAATCCAGCATTGGATTATCCATCGCAGCCCAGTGAAGACACGTAAACTCCTCTGCAAGAAAAATAGCGTGATCACAACTCCTCCAGATGTATACAGATGTTACATTGAGACGACGGCACCGAGAGACGCCGACTCCACTGTTTTGTTTACAATCCTCTCTGTGCAAACGTTTCTTCTCGGCAGTTCAGGCTCCTAGTGCGCACAGAGAAAGAAGTTTACGGTATAATAACCGACACAACTCATTAAAAAGTATCAGATTTGCAAATGGGCGGAAGTCCTCCCATTCCAGCTCAAAGCTGCTTGAGGTTCAGCGGTTTTCTCAGTTCCTGTTTGCAGTGACGTCTGGAAAGTGAAACTGTTTTTTCAGTCTGCAGGTCGCAGTTCTGGTCAGTGACGACAGGGGGCAGAATTTTAACTCTGATTTTCTTGGCGGGTGCTCAAGGTGCACAGACCACACACAGAGGCTCCACCCACTTTTATCACACTTCACTGCAAAGTCCCTTCAAACgtgtgttttgcttgtttttagcTTCACCATGCAGGATGATGCATGTGCAGACTTTCATCTGCTGAAGGTTCCTCTGTGCTCGCATTAAATCTCATCACAGCTCGAATGGGCGACAACAGAAATGGAAACCTGAAGCCTTCAGTGCACAGGACCTGAGAACGGACCTTTCAGTAACTTAGGAGGCAGCTTGTGTCTCTCAGAGCTAAATATTTGCGCAGCCACACATGTGTTTGTGGATTATTGGAGAAGGATCTAAGGAAAATGCATCCAGAATCAAATTACACAGAGCACAGCCTTAGAggaccaccaccatcatcatcatcatcatcatcatcatccttcTATGACTGAAGTTAATCAGTGGATCTGTTTGGTCTTTAACGGTCAGTAAATCTACTAATTTTGACACCCGACTTGCTGTTGCTGTAAGAAagttcacacacatgcaacaaatCCAGAGTATAATTTATTGTCCTCAGTCAGGCTGTTGGTCGTATTCGTCTAAGTCGTCGTAAATGACGTCGCTGTGCTGATCCTGACAGGCCTGCACCACCTGCAGGACGCTCGCCAGGCGCCGGTCCAAAGCAGAGAGGTGTGGTTCAGACAGTAGGGGGGCTACACCTGCCAGAGGATCCTGAGCCAGAGACTCCCGCATGACGTCACTCAGACGGAAGCTGGGGAGGGACAAGAGACGCAGGCGGAGGAGGGTGGAGCGACGGATCCTGTGAAGGAAGAAGGACCAGGGTGGAGAATGAGATGATGAAGAAGATATTCACATACACCAGAATTTAGGTTTCCCCCACTTCTCTCTGggtcatttattgtatttattaacTCTGTCACTACTTCaactatttgtttttccatcctgcagtttaaagtgtgtgttcaCCTGCAGCACTGTTGCAGAGGAGCGAGAATCGACGGCTCGTCCCGAGAGTGGCGCCCAAACCTGAAAATATCAGACACTTGGAACAGATGTCAGTGAATAATCACAAATATGACACTGACAGACACgaggaaaaactgaaacagcATCTGAGCTGTACTCACGCCCGCCCGTTATCCAGGTGCAGCAGAAAAGTCTCATTGCCGAATTTCTCAAAGGTCTCGTAGTGATGTCGGTCCATGTTGCCTTATGggaaaacatttacagtgtggACGTATTTTATAAAAGGCAACATCAAGACTGCGATAAAATGGACGATAACACATTAACTCTTATTTACTCATTTTGTAGTTTGAACCAatgctgttgtatttttaatgtttttaactttACACTGCCTGAGAGTTTCAAACCGACTGACTGCCAGAGTTTAAAATCTGGTGTAACGAACCTAAAGCAGCAGACTGAGGCAGGAGTGAAACTCTCTGTGACCCTCTAAGATAAACAACCGGGGATTGTACAGGTCCACGATGTCAAGACTCCCTTTTTGAGCAAGCCAGGGGCCTCACAGGGACAACCCCTCTTAACGAACTGACTCCCCCTGCTCACCTCCTGCCAGAAATACCTTGAGACTACTCccttttcaggcaagacctgaaaccagtgacttatgaactggtcttcataTCCTGTCCTTATATTCCTGCTTTGCTTGCCAACTATGTAACATCTGACCAGACCTCCACAGAGCATCTTAAAACATACAGCACTTAAAGAACAGGGCGATgtcttgattcacagagattagtgagcctgcccatcacagtcaggagGCTGAGCCAAATAtggaccaatcacatcgtgTTATGCAAAATGAAGGACGAACCAGATGGATCCTCCCGCCCAGCGCggcaagacaaaaacacattacacagacagacacacccgGACTTGAAGCAGACGTGACAATGAACTCtggggaactgaacaccccgttattaattattaagatggtttatgatattcataaactagacataacaaaccttcatgttcaatacacatgtatatatttaaattcactgGAGACTGACTCATGAGGAAGTCCAGTACAGCCATGTCGATGAGATCCACCAGTCTGGTGCCCTGGTTGTAAGGAGGCGTCTGTTTCACTGTGTCGCAGTATGTGGGGTCCTTCTCCCACCTGTCAGAACACAAGACAGTGGATCATTAttggttttcatttcatatacAGGCACAGATAATGAGTctatatagagagagagagagagaatatgtgGTGTGCTATGTGACTGTGTCTTAACTTTGGAGTCGAACATGCAGCTTCATAAAAACAGATGTGAACAAGATGATGGATGATGAATGAGTCTCAGATGTCAAACAGTGTAATAATCTATGAATCCCATCAACATTACCCCTTGTTCCTTGGACTGTGGCCCACAACCTGATACACAGACTCTTAGTCCCTAATATCACTCCAAAAATacacttcccataatgcaattcAATGACATGTTTGTTAAAACCATCTGATAAATGACCACCTCTCATAAAAGCTGCACAGCCACTTTGTAACCAAGGTAATTATGATAGTCACTGACATTACCCAGTTATGTTAACTGGTATAACTGGTGCTGTGCCACCTTAACATGGATGCACGATGCTTTGCTGTGACTCAGACGTCGTATTAACCTAAGTGCCTGAAAATAAAcgtagaaaaaaaagaaaatgtgagaagGATGAGCTCATGGTGCTCCAGCAGCTCAACATGGGATCAGGGATGTTGTTTGTATTAATCACACATTGACAACAGGACTGATTACACCATAACAAATGTCAGTGTGCAATGCACTTCATGATTGTGGCCACTGGATGGCAGTGAACGCTCATTATTCCACAGACTCATCAAAGGCGAATgcacagagaagacaaacactAGTAGTTAAAACGCTCTGGGAGCCGGACTTTGTACCCACTGTGCCAGCTTGGTGCGGCTGTAGGCTCGTCTCCACGGTGACCTCCAGGACCTGCGTGGAGCGAGGCTGAGGTCAGGAAGCATGGCAGCCAGGGAAACCTCCAGTGCATGAGGCTGACCGCACACTGGGTGCTCTGTGGAGCAGTAGTACTCGCACAGGCCATAGAAACACATGTTACCCACTAGAgggtgacagagagacagatggacgTTCAGTGCATCCATATgacaccataaaaaaaaaaaaatgcatgcaggAATGGACACATGCATACCAGGGGAAGTGAAGAAAGTGCTAGACAGCCTGTGGTCGGTGGTAACCTCTCTGATCTCTGTGGTGACGTTGATGAGTCGACCGACCACTGGAGGGATCCTGTTGAAGCCTAGCAATctgagagggagacagacacAACAAGACAACAACATGGGCAACAGAGACGAACATCAACAGAAAGATAGAAAGTGTCAGCAAGAACGAGTCAAAGGTCTGGTCAGGTTTTGACAGCCATGTTTGTATTTCAGGGGTGAATGTGTAACCTTCCTGTTATCTTCGGGAGAAACCTTTGTgctttatacatttttaatatttgtatctCTGAGACGAGCCAAACAGTAGCTGCATGAATGAAAGATCCAATGTCGGGGCAGCGACCTGTTGTTTACAGAATGGTCCGTCTGCTTTGCAGGACACCTACTGCCTGCTGATGGAGCGGACAACCATCTGTACCTGTCAAGGTGGAAGGCAGCGATCTCTGCATTGTGTCTTTCAAAGTCAGAGAAGTAGAAGAGGTTTTCATTGGTCTCTGCATCTCTGGGCTGTCTGTGCAACaagaacacacagaaacacaaatgcatGAGGCTGTACATTAGGAAGAAGCAACATGGTCATGGTTTGTCGGTCAGTGTTGGTGTGGACTCACTTCATGGGTTTGAGCAGAGCTTGTCCGTAATTTGGGAACGATATGAGCAGTTTGAGCTGGGTTCCTCCTGTTTTCTGAACTGGAACACATGCAGAAAGTGCAAACAGAGCAGTGCAACGTGGAACActgattttataatatttatactCCTGCAAAccaacacattattattattattactgcagAAAAAGACTGAAGGACAGGTCTGGTCATATTACATCTTTTCCTTTGTGTTTCCATTTATGTGGGGACTATTTTCATTAGTGGATTAAAACACATTTGGTGAGCTTGTTGTGGCTGTTGGGTTGACATGTCAGACAGAGTGATGTGTTTGTTATACACTGCAGAGAATAATGGAGTTTTATGTGATGGAGACAGATGCTCTATCAGGCTGTGGCACTGCAGAAACCACCATCAGtttattgttggttttgggCTTTTTGTGGATTATTTGACAAGAAGAGTTTTCTCAGAGTGTGagttctgtgtttgtttagtgCAAAGCTTTATTCTGACTGACACATGTTGTCCTGTTATATAGTTAAACCACATGAATGTGATCAGATTTggataaaacattttagatttaatttgtttaatggCTCCAATTTAAGTCACTCACTTTACAGAACTTATTACCTAGAACCTCCTGTACTTTATGAACAGAACTTTATTATCCTGGAGAAATATTTACACCTCATAAACAAGAGAGTTCATTCTCTGCTTATTTTAACTGGTTTTGCAGCCTGTTTTGGGCCACAGTTCAGGTAACGTCATCTGCTTGATCTATTTCCAGTGAACAAATTCAGTGACTTTCAGGAAAATAAACTGCTTTAGTTGGATGCTGTGCTCACAGTACCAGGCCCAGTAAATATCAAAACACAACAACCCTGAGGTGTAATTTAAATCCtctcatatttatttaaaacagccaTTTCTTACTCTGactaaaagaaacatttacctGAATGtacatgtttaaatatgtatgtggtgagtgttaaacatgaaaatgacacagtgaCATAAATATCATCTGCAGCTTAATCCGCACTGGGTAACACAAATGTCAACACATTATTCATCCCGCATTGTGCTGAAGACGAGGACGGTGGGTCTGAGTCGAGCAAACCCAGAATGAACATGTGCTAATGAGAAGGcagctgtgtgaaaatgtgtgcacttgtgtcagtgtgtgtctgtgggtgttcAGATAATGGAAGTTTTCAGCAGGATTATACTCTGATCCTACAACAACATCACACACGCTGCAGAATTCAAACCTTTCATTATTTGGCTTCTACACGTCTAGAATTATAattttgtttccctttgtttATCTGCTGCCTGTATCCACATGTTTTCCATGTAAATTGTCTAAGAATCCTGGTTTGGACCAATACAGGGTCCTCGAAACCACTGCACCAACAACACAAATTCCAACTGTGGTTTTTGGAATTAGCAGTATATATATTATGTGTTAATGTTAGTGTCTCCATGCAGTAGatgtactacacacacacacacacacacacacacacacacatgaacacaaaatgACTTTATGAGCCACATGCCTCCTCTTTGTTTGCATTTCCACAGAGATTTCCAGGGAATGACCACACTCGCTCTAAGCCCTAGCACTCCTGGGATAATTCAGGGTAAAGATcaggtctgtttttatttcagtaaaagcCTGCACAGATCCAGATCTTTCATATGCTTAAGAATCATATCACGAGTGTGCCAGTGAAAAAGGAATGATGTCTGGCTGAAACTccaaacagaagagagagaaatcaGTGGAAatcctgtttttgtctctctaaCCTCTCACCCTCATTTACTCACCAGCACCGAGGATACGCTGTGTTGCCAAAGAGTGAGTCAGCTGGACCAGGTTGGGATCCTTCCTGTTGTACAGCTCCCAGCGAGAGATGCCCAGGTGGAACCGTAGCCAGGGAGGGTGGGTCTTCACGTCCCTCGTCCAGGAGACTTTGTCATAGCCTTGCTCCTCGCTGGCACTCTGCCTGaaggggaggaggtggaggtggtacAATAAATAGGCAGGTGTCAGGGATATGCAAGGAGCAGGAGAGTGTGGGGAAGGGCTGCTGCAGGGAACCAGGAGGGGAGGAATAACACtaccagagaaccaaggcagGCAGTCTGGGAGACAGGCAGGTATAA
This genomic window from Mastacembelus armatus chromosome 8, fMasArm1.2, whole genome shotgun sequence contains:
- the fam20cl gene encoding extracellular serine/threonine protein kinase FAM20C — its product is MMRQNLGRSTRSIYLSLACLSLALHLLLAFFCLSVLQTACVLPTSSSSSSIPKADTLHRQPVFHASSSSAASSSHKLPTSDKHHKLNSNTWHHVGKGSLGEAAEQEKTLIGAGKVIQKVKGHSKLEALFRHPLYNLPRPEPQKDDWLLRVKTREDVKETESEEEEGDDSISSDSQWQSASEEQGYDKVSWTRDVKTHPPWLRFHLGISRWELYNRKDPNLVQLTHSLATQRILGAVQKTGGTQLKLLISFPNYGQALLKPMKQPRDAETNENLFYFSDFERHNAEIAAFHLDRLLGFNRIPPVVGRLINVTTEIREVTTDHRLSSTFFTSPVGNMCFYGLCEYYCSTEHPVCGQPHALEVSLAAMLPDLSLAPRRSWRSPWRRAYSRTKLAQWEKDPTYCDTVKQTPPYNQGTRLVDLIDMAVLDFLMSNMDRHHYETFEKFGNETFLLHLDNGRAFGRHSRDEPSILAPLQQCCRIRRSTLLRLRLLSLPSFRLSDVMRESLAQDPLAGVAPLLSEPHLSALDRRLASVLQVVQACQDQHSDVIYDDLDEYDQQPD